The Oleiphilus messinensis DNA segment GCTCGCAGTCAAAGCAACGGTTGTGCTCTATGATGGATCGCCATTTTATCCAGACGGAAACGCGATGATGGACCTGGCTGAAACACACCGGCTAACGATTTTCGGTTCGAGTGCAAAATACTTCTCAGCACTCGAAAAAGGTGGGTTTAAACCCAAAGACAGTCATGATTTCTCAGCGCTGAAATCGATACTATCAACGGGTTCTCCACTTTCACACGAGAGCTTTGATTATATTTACCGGGACATAAAAGCCGATATTTGCCTCTCAAGCATCTCGGGTGGCACTGACATCATTTCCTGTTTTGCCCTTGGTAACACTGTGCTGCCAGTCTACAGGGGAGAATTACAGTGTATCGGTCTGGGAATGGATGTACATTTTTATGATGATGAAGGTAACCCTGTAACCAATGGACGTGGTGAACTGATTTGCAGATCCCCCTTCCCGTCCATGCCTGTTGGCTTTTGGAATGACAGTGAGGGCAAGAAGTACCACGATGCCTATTTTTCAAGATTCGAAAATACCTGGGCCCATGGTGATTTTGGCGAAACAATAATACACGGGCAAATTGAAGCTGAAGATCCCCCATATCAACGAAGTGTCGTGATTCATGGTCGTTCAGATGCGGTTCTTAATCCGGGTGGTGTAAGAATTGGTACAGCAGAGATCTACCGTCAGGTTGAAAAAGTCGAGGCCGTATTGGAATCCATAGCAGTCGGACAAAAATGGTTAGATGACGTTCGGGTAATACTCTTCGTCCGCCTCAGAGACGGCATTCACCTGGATGATGCGCTCACCGCGCAGATCAAGTCAACCATTCGACAAAATACGACCCCCAGGCATGTACCCGCAAAAGTAATTGAAGTTGCAGATATACCGCGGACCATCAGTGGCAAAATCGTTGAACTGGCAGTCAGAAATATTATTCACGGGGAAGAAGTAAAGAACAAAGATGCACTGGCTAATCCTGAGGCCCTCGATTTGTTTTCTGACCGTCCAGAGTTAAAAACCTAAGATCTCCAGCAAACCGCAACGCTAACAGAGCTATTTACAACCTGCCCATAGGTGCAAAACCCGAAGGGACAGCAACCAATACAATAAGGACAAACATGAAAAATACAGTTCTAATTACCGGCGCAAGTAATGGCATTGGCAAAGGATTGGCCTATGAATACGCAAAACGTGGCTGTGATATCGCTCTGTTAGCACGCAACGAAGATTCATTACAAAATATCGTTTCCGATATACAGAAGCGATTTCCAACCGTAAAAGCAAAGTACTATATTTTGGATGTTACTAAGACGGACACAGTTTTGACCACTCTTGAACAAGCTTTCGAGGAATTTGGCAAAATGGATATCGTCATTGCAAACGCCGGAATTGCGGGAGGCGGAAAAGCCGGATCCGGTAAACTGAGTGAAGATATTGCGATATTCGAAACCAACGTAATCGGCGCGATAGCTACGATTGATTCGGCAGTTAACCTGCTTAAACGACAAGGCGAAGGCCAGATTGTAGCGATATCTTCAGTTGCTGCATTTAGGGGTCTACCGGGCGCTGGAGCATATTGCGCATCAAAAGCAGCTCTAAGCACCTATATGCAATCACTACAGGCAGAACTCCAACCAACGCCCATTTCCAGCACCATTCTCTATCCAGGATACATTGATACCGACCTGAACAAAAACATGAAAAGCCGCCCCTTCCTGATCACAGTTGATGAAGCGAGCCCTATTATCGCAAACCTGATCGCCCGAAAAGTGAAAAGAAGCACAGTGCCCGTCTACCCATGGAAATTCATAGGCACCCTGCTTAGAGTCTTACCCGATAGTTTGTTTTCAGCCAAAAAATAACGCAGACCCCGGGAGGTCCGCCTGGGTACAAGTTTCAATTAATTATTGACCACCGGTCATTTAAGCTAGTATTGTGGTTGTGCCAAACATCTAACCCCTACACAACCCGACTCTCACTTTTAATAGGGTTCATGCATGATTACGCTTTATCAATACGAGATCTCCCCCTTCTGCGACAAAGTCCGACGCGTTTTAAAATACAAAGGACTTGAGTATAAAATTGAAGAAATATCGCTGCTAGACACCATTTCAGGTCGACTGAAAAAGATATCGGACACAGGAAAAGTACCGAGTATTGAAGTTGATGGACGACGAATTACCGATTCCACTGAAATCGCGCATTATCTTGAAGCTCATTATCCAACCCCGCCTTTGATACCCGAGGACAAACGCGAACAAGCACTTGTACACGTCTTCGAAGACTGGGCTGATGAAGCGTTATACTTCTATGAAATGCAGCTCCGCTTTATCGTTAAAGAAAATGCACAAAAATGGATACCTAAAGTCGCAAAAAATGACCCGGATTTTGTTAAATGGATTGCCCCTTTAGCCGTACCAGCCGCAATGGCAAAAGTGACTAAAGCGCAAGGTGTGGGCCGCAAATCGATCACCACAATCAAATCTGAACTCGATACCCATTTCAACTCGTTGAACAATTGGCTGGAAAATTCAGAATGGCTGGTTGGCGATAAGATCACACTCGCAGATATCTCTGTGTTTGTGCAACTTTACTGTCTGGTTGGCACTGAGGAAGGCAAAGCGATAATGGAGCAGTACCCGCGCGTTCAAGACTGGATGAATAGAGTATCAGAAGCTACCGAATAGTAGCGCACATGAGAGAAAACACGCTCCCACTATGAAAGCGGGAGCGTGGCAAAAGCCGAAATAAGCCGGTTTCCCGGCATCTCTACTTAGATGGGGCCGCCACCTCCACCTCCACCACCAGATCCAGAGCCTGAACCTGATGGAGTAGGCGTGGGCGTTGGCGTCGGTGTGGGCGTTGGCGTCGGTGTGGGAGTGATAGACGTATCATTGATCAGAATGGATGCCGTCTGACTTGTATCATCATCCAACGTAATCTTAACCGTCTCATTTCCCTCAGACGTCTGATCTGCTTTTATCGGTATATCTACCTGAGCAGCGTCACTACTTATTACCGCTGAAGTTGGTAGTATCCCGAGCGTATCATCCACATCATCAGTGGTGATTCCCGTCAACACGAACGTTACAGTCGTGCCGTCGCTTACACCCGTTGTGTTTATCAAGAACGTCGCAGTTTCACCTTCATTTACCGTCGTCTGATTCGCAACTACAGAGTACGTTGGAGACGGCGTCGGTGTTGGCGTCGGTGTTGGCGTCGGCGTCGGTGTTGGCGTCGGCGTCGGCGTCGGCGTCGGTGTTGGCGTCGGTGTTGGCGTCGGTGTTGGCGTCGGTGTTGGCGTCGGTGTTGGCGTCGGCGTCGGCGTTGGCGTCGGCGTCGGTGTTGGCGTCGGCGTCGGTGTTGGCGTCGGTGTTGGCGTCGGTGTTGGTGTTGGCGTCGGTGTTGGCAGCTCACCATCCGGAGGATTGTTATTATTCAAATTATCCTGGATTTCTTGATCAACAGCCTGGTTCACCGAATCTGTGGTCGTGAATTGTGTATTGAATTCACCACTATCCTGAATGATATTTCGAACCGTGTCTCCAGTATTTCCGTCATTAACCAGTTCACGAACGCGAGTACCAATATTTCCAATTTGATTGGAAACTTCTTTTACAACAATATCAAAAAGCGCTCGATTTTCATGATTATTGGTCGTCTCCCCTCTAACCTGGCGCACGGTATTCAGGTTCTGAGCAATAATGTTTGTAACAACCGAAGCAATTACTCTCAACTGATTCGCAGCATTAGCAACGCCAGGGTCACTTGAACCACTTTTTTCAACAAAGTCATCCGCCAATAAGGAAAGCCCAGTTCCCGCGAGCCCGAGTTCGTTCAATAACTGGGCTTCAAGATCTTCCAAAGTTGTATTTGGATTATCTTCTTGCCTGAGACGCAATATTGTTGTAAGCGGACTCAACACTTCACTGTTGGGTGGTGCTTGAATGGTAAAACTATTACCGTCATCTGCAGTTGTATCCGGGTCATCAATAAACACTCCGGGATTATCCATATCAATTGTCAAACCGGGGATGACTTCACCGACGATCGGCATATTCTCCTGTCGCGTCAGGGTGAACCTGGCCACACCGAACTCATCTAACTGTGTAACATTGGACTCCTCACCTTCATCACATGTCTTATTCAGGTTTGCATCATAACAAACTCTCAAGCCATCGAGATAACCATCAATGGCGATACCGACTAATTCATCCGGAGTCTCTCCACCGCTTGAATTATTATCGCTATCACTACACCCTAGTAGCCCCCCACCCAGAACAGCAGAAATCGCCGTACTGAGCACCAGTTTTTTGAACGCCATTTTTTATCTCCTATACTTTTCTCAGAGGGCTTCGAGTCAATGACTACACAAAGCGGGCTCTGTTTCATCACGTGGTAAATGATAGTAACTACACAAATCGCGGGACATCATTGCTACAACCCGTTCGGCGCTATCGGCGAGAACTAGAGACACCCCACATCCTCAGGAAATACTGATTCTTTAAATCACAAAGTATGGATTAAAATATACAAACTGCCAGTTATTCGAGCGCAAATCAGTCAGATTGGCTGATTAAATGAAAAAAACGTCTACAATGAGGGACGTGCGGCTAAAAATAAGAATTGAAAGTACGATTACCACTAACTTCATCTGCAGTTATCAAACCACCCAAACAGTCATGGACTACCTGTAACTTAATGTGTCACCACCTCATTCACATTGACCAATCAATCGGTAAAGTTACTACCTGCAGTGTCATAGCCGACCATACCGGCTGGAGGATATTTCACATCTTATTTTTGCGAGCGGGTTCTGCCCTTCAACTTACAGTTCTTTTTGGCCTGCTGTGCTCTTTGGATGCATATGCAGATCCCTGGCTTGATAACCAGGATGCTCGCCTCCGACACTCCCTTTATGTAGGCTTGGAGTATGGTGTAAGCCAATCTCCTGTTTCCACTTGGCCAATGCTTTGGGGAAATTATGCAGGACGGGCTGATTTCAGCTACTCACAACTACGCCATACTGAACATCCAGACGCATCCAACATTCAACAGGAAACCTTAAGTCACCTTCAGTTTACCGACAGACAAGCCCGCGGTGATGGCATTCAAATCGAAAAAAAGAGCACAATGGCCTCTGGTTACAACCTGAATCCGGGATTCTCGACACCATGGCAGGAGAAAAAAACACTTGCACTCAGCATTAGCTATAACAATGATTTCTCAGCCTCCCAGCTAAGCGTTGAAACAGCCGATGATCCATTCGACAATAAAAAATTTCGTTTCGATAACTCATACGTTTCGTTAGCGTTCTCCAATTGGGTCGTGGGTGCGGGCACACAGACCCAATGGTGGGGTCCGGGCTGGGACAACAGTTTGCTGCTATCGAACAACGCAAGACCTAGCCCATCCATATTCTTGCAACGAAATTACTCAAAGCCTGACCGAGATCCAGCCTATCATTGGACGGGTAACTGGCAATTAAGAACATTTATTTCCACGCTGGAACAGAGCCGGGAGGATAATAAGGATTTATTGTCCGGAGCCAGATTGAACAGCCGATTTGGTCAATCCCTGGAACTTGGACTGTCATATCTCATGGAATGGGGGGATAAGAAAAAAACTGAAATCAATCAGAATTCCCGCACAAGCAACAGCGTAAGCCGTTTTGGATTCGATATCAGCTACTCTGTGTCTGTACTCGACCAACCTGTTCAGATTTATGGCCAGTTTGTACAAGAAAATGATAGAGGTCAAAATAGTCACAACAACTACGAACTCGTCGGGATTTCTACACACTTTTCGTACGGAAAAAACCAATACCGGTTATTTCTGGAGGCAAATGACACCCGCAAGAATCTATTACAGCAAAATCAAATTCCAAACTATACTTACCGGGGACGGAGCATTGGCGCGACCTTCGAAGGTGCGCGACAAACGTCATTGGGGCTCTTTCGCTTTCACCCTGGTGGTTCAGAAATTTACTTAAAGTACAGTCAAATCCGAGATGGCAAACGAGCAATTAACTACGCCGCACCGGATCAGTTTGGCATAGTCTCGCTAACGTTTAAATTCCCTCTAATGAATAGCTATGTCAGCACTGCCGTTAACTATTCAGACAACGCTATCGGGCTCAAAAAAGACAATCAACGAGAACCTAAATTCTCAGCATCATTACAATGGCAATATAGATTTAAATAAAGGTGGACGATGTTTTCAAAGGGTGTGCTTCCATTCGCTAAAATACTCTTACTTGGTATTTCCTTTCTCGCGATCGTTTTTAAATTGCTGGTGGCACCAAATATTGCGTTAGCCATTACACCAACACAAGAACAACTCGCAAAATTCCGACAACTGCCTAAAAGTGAGAAGGAAAGACTTGCAAAGCTGGCCGGTATTGACCTTAAAACGTTTTCGAGTACGCAGAGCAATTTCACATCTCAACCTCAGGAAAACAAGATAGATGAACAAAGAGCACAGCCTGAACCAAAAATGCTGGAACCACCAGTAACACACCCCCTAGAAGAAGGTAATGGAACTGAAGCGCTATCCGATCAAGACAATCGAGATGCTGAATTACTGCCATTTGGATATGAGTTATTTTCCAACCCAATTTCATCCTTTGAGGCCCTATCTCAGGTTCCAGTCCCGATCGAGTATGTGCTAGGCCCTGGAGATACATTAAACGTACAACTTTTTGGACAATTAAATGAGTATTATGAACTAACCGTCAACCGGGAGGGCCAGATTCAGTTGCCCGAATCCGGCCCGGTTCCAGTATCAGGGATGAAATTTGAAGATGCAAAAGAACTACTCAAGAAGCAGATAAAAGAAAAATCTATTGGTGTGGAAGTAAGTATTAGCCTTGGTCGACTCCGTTCAGTTCAGATTTTCGTAATCGGAGACGTCGAAAAGCCCGGGGCTTATACTGTAAGCGCACTTTCGACCATGATGAATGCGCTGCTTTTAAGTGGGGGCGTAAAAAAAATTGGCTCGATGCGTAACATTCAATTAAAAAGAAACAGCAAACATATAGCAACTCTTGACCTATACGACTTGTTACTGAGCGGTGATGCAAGTAATGATCGGAGGTTACTCTCTGGAGATATCATATTCGTCCCAACAGTCAAAGAGTCTATCAGTATAAAGGGTGAAGTGAATCGGCCAGCCATATATGAGTTAAAAGGAAATACCACTATCGGTGACGCTCTTGCCATGGCTGGTGGCATGACACCTTATGCCTACCCCAAGCTTTCCTCAATTGAAAGATTCAACACAAAACATAGACGAGAAGTTGACACTCGTGACTTATCATCGCCAAAAAGCCTAAGCAGAAGTGTTTCCGCTGGAGACATCATAACAATAGGCAAAATGTCAGACCACGTTACAAAAGCAATTCATGTTGAAGGAAGCGTCCTGAGACCAGGCATATTCGAATGGCGTGAAGGTATAAGAGTTGGTGATATCTTACAGAATATCACCGATTTTATCGACATAAATGCAGATTTAAACTACAGCCTGATCGTCCGTGAAATAAACCCTAAACGGGATATCGAAGTACTCAACTTCGACCTCGGCAACGCAATTCTTCACCCCGCAAGTGAAAAAAACCCAACGCTGAAGCCAAATGATCGGATCCTTGTTTTTGATCGCTATGAACCCCGAGACGTATTACTCGCGCCAATCATAAAGCAACTTAAAAGCCAGACCAAAGCAGGAGAAAACACACAATTGGTCAAAATTGAAGGGGGAGTTAATTATCCGGGCGCATACCCTCTTCCACGCAACTACAGAATAAATGATCTGCTGACTGCATCTGGTGGAATGATCGACAATCAAGAAGGTCCTGACTTCGGAATTGTGGTTCGCCCAATAAATATCGCAGGCGACATAGAAACACTTTATATCGATTTAACGAAATCTGTTTTTGAACCACAATCTGGTGAAAACATATTGCTTCAGCCACAAGATAAACTCATCATTCTTACCAATAATCCACCAATCAGAGATGAAAAGATAATCGAGTTTGAGTCTGCACTGGAGTCGTCATACGAAAACAGGATGAATCCGACACGTCAAAATCAGATCAGATCAAATCAGATTGGTCAAAATTCACTAGGCACGCCCCCTACCAGATTAATATCCGAAAAAAACTCCTCCGAACCTGATACGCCATCAGAATACAGCCGTAATAGCTTAATTGAGCCCATATTGAACCAATTGAGCCGACAAGCGAGACGAGACAACCCTCTCAGTATTGTTGAAATAAAAGGCGAGGTTAAATTTCCTGGTCGCTATCCACTCGCGAATGGGTTGACATTAACAAATTTGATCAAGGCTTCAGGTGGGTTGACAGAGTCAGCCTATTTGCTCAGAGCCGAGATAAATCGTATGCAGCTTAGTCAAGAAGGCGCAGATATTGAGCATCTAACCGTCTCCCTTGAAGCCGCCCTCAAGCACGATGAAAAAAATACAAACGAGATAACACTGAATCCAAGGGATGTCGTATCGATCAGCAAAATGCCAGAATGGGAAGAAAACCGGGCGATCGAAATTGCTGGCGAAGTAACTTTCCCCGGTAGTTATGAAATTCATAAAGGTGAGACCCTTAGTCAAGTCATAAAACGAGCAGGAGGCATCACTTCATATGCCTACCTTAAAGGCGCAGTATTCACACGAAATCAACTACGAGAAAATGAACAACAAAGATTGTCTGAATTAAAATCTCGGCTTGACGCTGACATTGCAGCAGCATTACTAAAAGACAGCCAAGATAGTCCTAGTGGCACCAAACACGCTTTGGCTGAAGCCAAAGTACTACTGGAACGCTTAAACAAAATAGAACCGGAGGGACGCCTTGTCATTGATTTGGATTCAGTCGTTAAAGATCCAAAACATAATGATATTGTACTGTTGAGTGGAGATAAACTCTTTATTCCTCAATTAAAACAAAGTGTATCCGTTATCGGCGAAGTGCAATTCCCGACTTCGCACCTGTACGATCAGGCTCTCGACATTGAGAACTACATTGAGCGAAGCGGTGGCACAACTCCCAAAGCAGATGTAGCTAGAATCTACATAGTGAAAGCAAACGGATCAGTAATACTACCCAACATTAACAATCAGTGGTTCTGGCAACAAAGAGAAAATATTGAACCTGGAGACACCGTGGTTGTTCCACTTGACTCTGAGCGATTCAACACGATTACAGTCTGGTCTGACCTTAGTCAGATTTTCTACCAACTTGCTCTTGGAGCCGCAGCGTTGAACTCATTTTGATCGAGCAACTTTTCGATGCTTGATCTAAATCAATTCTCAAATGCCTCCCTAACGCTCACTGTGCTATATTCACAGTGAGCGGCCCGAAATAAGACTCAAAACTTTCAACTTTGACACCAAAACAATATTATTCGAGTGACTGACAATGAATACAGTGCACGCTACTTTGCCTCAAGACTGGATAGAGTGGATAAGGCTCAATACCGATAGAGGTTGTAACTTAAGTGAGATGCATCAAATACTGATCGACAATGGCTTTGACAATAGACTCGTAACGCAAACTTTGAATCAGTATAAAAACAATAGCGCACTCGATAAATCCAGCGAATCTAGGGAGGACTACTTTCAGTCCGTGGTCAAGGAGTCTCAAATCTTCCACGAGTGCATTGAAAGCCGCTTCATACTCC contains these protein-coding regions:
- a CDS encoding SDR family NAD(P)-dependent oxidoreductase encodes the protein MKNTVLITGASNGIGKGLAYEYAKRGCDIALLARNEDSLQNIVSDIQKRFPTVKAKYYILDVTKTDTVLTTLEQAFEEFGKMDIVIANAGIAGGGKAGSGKLSEDIAIFETNVIGAIATIDSAVNLLKRQGEGQIVAISSVAAFRGLPGAGAYCASKAALSTYMQSLQAELQPTPISSTILYPGYIDTDLNKNMKSRPFLITVDEASPIIANLIARKVKRSTVPVYPWKFIGTLLRVLPDSLFSAKK
- a CDS encoding glutathione S-transferase family protein, translating into MITLYQYEISPFCDKVRRVLKYKGLEYKIEEISLLDTISGRLKKISDTGKVPSIEVDGRRITDSTEIAHYLEAHYPTPPLIPEDKREQALVHVFEDWADEALYFYEMQLRFIVKENAQKWIPKVAKNDPDFVKWIAPLAVPAAMAKVTKAQGVGRKSITTIKSELDTHFNSLNNWLENSEWLVGDKITLADISVFVQLYCLVGTEEGKAIMEQYPRVQDWMNRVSEATE
- a CDS encoding capsule assembly Wzi family protein; the encoded protein is MDAYADPWLDNQDARLRHSLYVGLEYGVSQSPVSTWPMLWGNYAGRADFSYSQLRHTEHPDASNIQQETLSHLQFTDRQARGDGIQIEKKSTMASGYNLNPGFSTPWQEKKTLALSISYNNDFSASQLSVETADDPFDNKKFRFDNSYVSLAFSNWVVGAGTQTQWWGPGWDNSLLLSNNARPSPSIFLQRNYSKPDRDPAYHWTGNWQLRTFISTLEQSREDNKDLLSGARLNSRFGQSLELGLSYLMEWGDKKKTEINQNSRTSNSVSRFGFDISYSVSVLDQPVQIYGQFVQENDRGQNSHNNYELVGISTHFSYGKNQYRLFLEANDTRKNLLQQNQIPNYTYRGRSIGATFEGARQTSLGLFRFHPGGSEIYLKYSQIRDGKRAINYAAPDQFGIVSLTFKFPLMNSYVSTAVNYSDNAIGLKKDNQREPKFSASLQWQYRFK
- a CDS encoding SLBB domain-containing protein; this encodes MFSKGVLPFAKILLLGISFLAIVFKLLVAPNIALAITPTQEQLAKFRQLPKSEKERLAKLAGIDLKTFSSTQSNFTSQPQENKIDEQRAQPEPKMLEPPVTHPLEEGNGTEALSDQDNRDAELLPFGYELFSNPISSFEALSQVPVPIEYVLGPGDTLNVQLFGQLNEYYELTVNREGQIQLPESGPVPVSGMKFEDAKELLKKQIKEKSIGVEVSISLGRLRSVQIFVIGDVEKPGAYTVSALSTMMNALLLSGGVKKIGSMRNIQLKRNSKHIATLDLYDLLLSGDASNDRRLLSGDIIFVPTVKESISIKGEVNRPAIYELKGNTTIGDALAMAGGMTPYAYPKLSSIERFNTKHRREVDTRDLSSPKSLSRSVSAGDIITIGKMSDHVTKAIHVEGSVLRPGIFEWREGIRVGDILQNITDFIDINADLNYSLIVREINPKRDIEVLNFDLGNAILHPASEKNPTLKPNDRILVFDRYEPRDVLLAPIIKQLKSQTKAGENTQLVKIEGGVNYPGAYPLPRNYRINDLLTASGGMIDNQEGPDFGIVVRPINIAGDIETLYIDLTKSVFEPQSGENILLQPQDKLIILTNNPPIRDEKIIEFESALESSYENRMNPTRQNQIRSNQIGQNSLGTPPTRLISEKNSSEPDTPSEYSRNSLIEPILNQLSRQARRDNPLSIVEIKGEVKFPGRYPLANGLTLTNLIKASGGLTESAYLLRAEINRMQLSQEGADIEHLTVSLEAALKHDEKNTNEITLNPRDVVSISKMPEWEENRAIEIAGEVTFPGSYEIHKGETLSQVIKRAGGITSYAYLKGAVFTRNQLRENEQQRLSELKSRLDADIAAALLKDSQDSPSGTKHALAEAKVLLERLNKIEPEGRLVIDLDSVVKDPKHNDIVLLSGDKLFIPQLKQSVSVIGEVQFPTSHLYDQALDIENYIERSGGTTPKADVARIYIVKANGSVILPNINNQWFWQQRENIEPGDTVVVPLDSERFNTITVWSDLSQIFYQLALGAAALNSF